The Anas acuta chromosome 2, bAnaAcu1.1, whole genome shotgun sequence genomic interval TAGCTATACATTTTTGGTCATATATTCTCTCTCTTCACAATGGGCTGGATGCAGGTTCAGAGAGGATCAAACACTGGAAAATGTAAATAGATCTGGGGACTCTGAAGGTTCTTGTTCCGCTCAACAACATTTCTGGTCCTCTTTCTTGAAGATTATCAATCATTTAGAAAATTATGGTTCGTTCTACATAAGGAATAGTTATTAGtggctttttcttccaaaagatGCTTCTGGAAAAtgataaatgattttattttttttttaagcattgctGACATTAGATACCAGCCTTGCATGtctgtataaatacatttatttttttttctggtacaaAACCTCTATTATTGGTACAGATGGCTCTTTGTCCtatgtatttattctttcagCAAACAGACTTCTTATCAATACTGCATGATGTGCTGGGAGAACTAGCCACGCAAAATACACCAGCAAATTTGGTGGCGGTGAGGGAAGGGTTAAAATTAAACCCAATTTATTTAACTCATGCACAAGTGTCTAATGAATTCTTGGCCTGTAGACTTTGCAATTGGAAAACCCCAGGTATGAAAGTGTTATTAAGACTGGGGGCAAAAAATGGACAACCatattgaattaaaaacaaacaaacaaacaaacaaaaaaacaacaaagtacTTCTTGCTGGTTTACAAAAAGTCTATAACACTGATAAAATCTTCAGAAACCCATatgttcccccctccccccctcccttttccccctgTCCTTCTTTATTTTGGCTTCATTTCCACCCTGGAGTTCATATCATCTCCTTCCAGATCGTACTCTTCTACTTGGCCGCTGGTCCACACCTTCACACGGTCAGTCAGGTCACTGCTTCTGGGTGCCAGGATGAAGTCGTAAATGAGGGCAGCACTTGCTCCTCCAATGATTGGGCCAACCCAGAAGATCTGGAACACAGGTCCAAGCCCAGTTAGTACCTTAGGTATTAATGCATTTGAAGCTGTTCTGAAAATCTCCTCTGAAGTTTCTATGCATGATATTTCCAATGAACACATTAAAAGTGTAGGCTATCACTTGAATATTTCCTTAATTACATAGGCAAGAAACTGGGAATTTCTCACCCTGAATTGGACAACAGACAGAGATGGACACCTGTGACTATGCTATCAACATCTggtatttaaaattatgtacCTATTGGTAAAACATCACTGTTGCTCAAGCTATATTtggcagggagagggggaacAATTTCTAAAAGTAGCAGAGGTATTGGATTCCTTTCTCAGTGTAACCTTCAGTGATACTTAGGTAGATTAGAAAGTAATGCTTATCGAGGATGTAATTATGGTCTTAATTTGCTACTAGCTACTATTTAGTTAGTCATATTCCACATAAGGCAAACGGAGTTTGGAAGGAGaggtaataaaaatgttttagtgaACAGGCTGAATTTATTGACAATAATGGAGGGTTTGGGGATATATACAACCAAAGAGATACTAGGTCTGAAAAAAAGTTGTAGTTATTCAGCAATATCAGAGGTTTAATATGAGTTagttcccctcctttttttactctctctctctacaAAGGCAAATAATTTTTCTACACATTTCTGGAAATATTAGCTATTTCTTTAGAAACATTATCTTAGCTTCCCAATAGAAGTATTTGAGAGGGAGATAATGACAAAATTTCAAGTGTCCTCgttttatgtgttttaatcTTTAGATTAAAATGGCTTCCATATCCAAAATTTCTGAACTATGCTGTACTGCCACAGGAATTCCATGAATTCTTATGCAAATAGCCGCCAAAATGAGTAAAAGAATTGAAACAAACTAAATTTTAAATAGCTAAGAACACATGTTCATTTAGGGCTTTTATATTAGTTTGCtttattcagttttattgaaatgaattttaatgaaatacctCATTTTAATCACAAGGAATAATTGTAAAATCTATAGTGTTTCCAGTGCACGTATCCATGCATAAGCAAACACTTAACAATAGGCAGATAAGCATTTTATTAGCTTTCAAATATTGGATGATCCATTTCAGTTCATAAACATGTTTAGGAGCCTTCCTAAATTAGGTTTGACTGGATTAAGCAGCAACAATTTGCAAACTCAGTTTAAACAATATATGCCCAAAACAGGATTCAATACAATGAGgctttaaagtttaaaataagttaaataagtaaataaataaataaatagataatggGAAATAACCAAACAATATCAGCTGTGTTACTTTGAACATACAAATTCAGTTTGAGGAATTATCAGTCTCCTTAGTGAGCAGCaaaggagattatttttttaaatgaaatagaaaCAGCAGTTCACCAACTCAATGTTAATGATATGGATTTAAATGTTTCTGATCTTGAAGATCATGTATATGCAGAATCTTTTGTGAGCTAAACTAATTTCTTCAACTTACCCAATGATTTTCAAAGTTGTTAGCAATCAGTGCTGAACCAAAAGATCTGGCTGGGTTAATTCCACATCCGGTGTAATCAATCTAGGAGTTGAAAAGAGAACCAGTGGTGAGGTACTGAGTCACATGTGGCATCTTCATTACACAGGAGACTAAGTAGCTGCCTACAGAATGGATCAGATGCACATAAGAGCATCATTCATCCCACACACTTTTACtcagaaaaggggggaaagacTGTTTGCCACATTGCTGTCCCGTCCCAACAGGGAAACAGGTCCTACTGCAGTGACTCCTTCTCACAAGTGTTCAATCTCAGCACTTAGAGCCACAGCTCCATGGCTCAAGGGAGCAGGGCCATGTGTGTTGCAGAAACAGCCtctgaagaggaaggagaaggatgCAAGTACCATGTTGCCCATCATCTACCTGCGTTCACTGGCCCATCTTGTTGTGGAACATAGCAAGTATCAACTGTGAGATCTAAAACTTACAGCAAGAAGGTGTCCCAGGGCAACAGAGAGACCAATGGCCAGAGGTGCTGATCCTGAGACATCAGTCCTTCTCCGGTCTGTGGTGGCAAGGACACACAAAACCAGCTGGAGGGTAGCGATGATTTCAATTCCTAGTCCTTGGCCTGCATTGACTCCACCTGAAAGCTATATGGAGACAAGAAGGAAAACGTCAGCTGATATTCCTATCTGTCTTCAACCAGACATCAAAGTTTCAGGATGTCTCAATAGGAAACACATTCTACTGTACATAAGGGTAAATGTAGCCAGCTTTTACTGTTGATATAACAAAGTCGTTGCATCCAGCCAAAGTGAACACTCAGCCACTAGACACAATGAGAATGTAGCTGGTGTACGTGTGAAAGACAAATGAGTCAAAGATTTGCCTTCAATAGAGTTTACCCATAAAAATGAACTCTAGTGTCATGACATTTATTCATTGCTTCTAAGAATGAGGATGTTGTGGTCAGGTTAAACATTGCTCAACTTGGCATTGGCAAAGATTGCCAAACaagcaggggcaggaggtggaAGATACAAATAGAGTAAGAAAGGTTCATAGCTCTGGGTCGCTTGAAGAAGGTATCTATCTCTGTTATTGACAAGTGACattaattgtattttctcccatCACTAACTATTTTCTACTGTTCAGTATGAAATCTTCAGAACAAGGACTTCATGTGGGCAATTCCCTGCAGAGTGCAAGCACCATGGGTAGATTTTCTCCTGAATATTAATTCACCTATACTGTGATTCAGTTGCctgaaaatatgcatttgaaACACCCAGAGATATTCGTGGTGTTCATGTGGGACTAGCAGATGTGACACAGGAGACCAAAGGTATCTAAAATGGCTCTAGATGCCAGTGTTCAGGCAGTGTATCTCTAAACTTGGTTTGGTGGCAATGAGCACAGTCAATGGGGATGAGCTGTTCAGCAGATGAACTACATCTGACTACAACTAgagctttaaaacattttatacaaaGACTAATTTTGTGTCTAAGACTAATTATCTTAGACCTAAACTGAATCCCACCCAATTTCTTTGggagtcagaaaaaaaacatccacaaTATAGAAATCGTACAGGGCTGATGGAGGAAGCAATTCAGTTTCTTAGTGAAGTAAAGTGGGTTCTCCAGCAAAACTTACACTGTCAGATGTAGATATTCCACCTGTATTGGTAATCATGGAATCAGTAGAGTTTGTTAATAATGTAAATTTTGTAGAATGTACAGAAGCCACAGTAATTTACATTAAACAGTAGAAATTTCATATATCAGTAGTACTATTAGAAACTTGTGCTTAACAAGAAACCATGGATGTAATGCTATAACAGATGTGATCTGCTTCTAATCTCTGTATTCACTGGCATGCTACTTAAGACAAAACAAGCCTGTATTTGAGCTGAATAAATTGTTGTTAAGCAGAAGTAATTGCATTTCATGGATTGGATAAAACATGAACTTGGACAGAGGCCAGAGAAACTGAGAATGTGAGTGACTCAGTGTAGGAAGCAAGCTCTGCAAAATTTACACTCAAGAGTAGTGCTATCAGTAGGTTATCCCATCTGTCATAGCCTCTGCACAAAAAATTGCAAGGTCATACATAACAAAAACATAATTGCATGTTATTTTGATCTCCACAGAGTAATGAAAGAATGggaaatcacattttatttatttttttttcacggTTTTACAATGTTATTTCTCTAAAACTAATCTTTGAATAACCTTAAAATATAAGGATGTTTAGCTAAACTCCTTCACTTTCCACCTTTGCTATTcacttttcttgtttcttctatGTAACGTAGGATAGTATCACATGCCTAACACTGGAAAATACTGCCTGGGTCTTCAGCTAATATAAATTTGATCAGGTACATTACTAAGAGTGAAAAGATATTGATTTCTAAACTTTGGCAATCGgaagcataaatatttttatatctcaTTAATATGTAGAACTGAATTAGAAGCAGTTTATCCACATAAAAGGGAATTTTGGTTGAAATGATAGTCATTTTGGTTCCTTCAGCCTCCATGCAGTAGAAACTAAAATCAATTGATGAAACCTTCAACGCAAATAGGACTTATgtgtgagaaataaaaaaatagacataaatatacatacatataagcTGGCAATGAAAATTACATGTTCCAGAAATTCATACTGAACACCTGATATAACACTAAATTAGTATTGTATTACTTCTGCCAtcatccttttaaaataatcactttATTTGCTGCAAAGACAGTGGGATTTGTGAATCAACAATCTTGTCTTCAAACATGTCCTACTGATATAAAAGAACTTGTACAATAGACTCTGGAAATTTGTATCTCACATTTGGAGGGCCAAATGGTCAATATTAAAGGTGAGTGTATTTGCAAATGAGTGAGTGATATACAGATTCCCCAAAGTGGATATGAAACTAGGATTTCCTCTATTATAACGCAACCGTTAAACCCCAGAGAGTCTAGATCTGAGATGTGACGTGTTCATGTTAGTATTAGAAAAGACCTTGGCATTTGAGATGATTAAACACTGACCTATCATAagtctttctctttgctttgaagggcttcaagaaaagaagaaagacaatAAGAGCAAAATTACGCTTTCAAAACCTGTGATAATCCTTATCTTTGAGAGGCGGAAATCATAGTCTTCCTTTCCCTGCAGGAAAACACATCCTAAGGTTGACGTGACTTGAGGTCATTCTCCTTGCTAATCAACAGTTATTGATGGGCTGTGTGGAATCAAATAAAACCTGGAAATGTCATAGGAAACCTTTTGCTTTCCTGTAGCATGTAATTTTACGCAGCCTGCCAGGGACATAAGATTACCTTGTGAGAGCAAGAACTCTGGGCTGTGTTCCAAAATACTGCAAATTGAGGCAAGCCTTGGATGTCCTCATTTGCTGTGGTTTGTGGATATGCAGTATATAAGTATATTATCACAGGTGTTGGTTATTTGCCTACTCGTCAGAGTGTCACTACAGCAGCGCCCTGGACCTATCAGGATACAGTAACACATGGAACATCATGCACCTTTACCATACTAACTACGTCCCATCACAACATGAGTAGTAGCAAGGTGCATGTCCTGATATTCCCATAACCAAGGAGAGGTGTCAAGTTAAAatgaacatatatatacacatgcatatatttatatttgtatagtCCTTGGTCACAGTAGATTTGTAAGGGTTACCCAGATAACAGatagaggttggactaggtgatcttagacatctcttccaacctagacgaatctgtgattctgtgattgcagAGACCTGACTATATGAGTCTATAAAGATACACAAAAGTAAATATCAACTACTTGTCTTAACATTTAGTATTCTTCTATTGATTATATCCTGAATTTAAGGTGACCATATCTCTGGTTCTTAAATAGATATAATAATGTCTTGAAACATAAGACGTAGTCACCTCTATTATGGTGTTGAACTGAAGGAGTCCTTTCCAGTGACCTGCACCCATACTGCAATGACTTGCTCTGCTGTATTAGTAGGCAGTTTACTGGTGGTCACAACAAGGTAGGTGGGCAGGGTCATGGGCTGACACTGCTTTTGCCCTTTATATATTTATGGGGTGGGGAAATCTCTGGCCTCTTCTCACCTTAGGCCAATAACCCTCACATGCTCTGTATTTTGGGTGATGCTCATTaggttgcagaaaaaaatgtcagaggaCAGGGAACAGCAGATTAATTCCCCATCCCCTTCATGCTTCAGATTTGTAAGGCTCAAAGGCAAATACAATGCTTTAAGGAACTAAATCTGCTCTaagtgaataaaatgaaatgcagaaggtCACAGTGATTTCCAACAAAGTTTCCATATTGTAAGAGGCAAACCAGTCCTGTACACCTTTGTGTTCACATTAATTGTTCCACTGAAATTCATTTCTAAGTCACTCGATTATTTTGACGTGAGAAGCACCAGAAACATACCCAATAAATGGGTTACATTATTGGCAAGATCTGAGAGTTATATGTAGACATAAATATATCTGATCAGCTGAATCACTCCCTTGTCTGCAGTAACTTGCACTGAGTAATTTTCTTTGACTGAAATAGCACCCAGACCACATGCAGAAGCATACATGTAGACAAACATAGTGAGGTGTATCCTTCTGCGAGCTGAATCCCATCATCACAATTTTTACCTGAGTTCAGTGTGGTATTAGA includes:
- the AQP1 gene encoding aquaporin-1, translating into MASEFKKKMFWRAVVAEFLAMSLFIFISIGSALGINFPVVGNKTSTRSQDNVKVSLAFGLSIATMAQSVGHISGAHLNPAVTLGLLLSCQISIFKALMYIIAQCLGAVVATAILSGVTSSVPNNLLGLNALSGGVNAGQGLGIEIIATLQLVLCVLATTDRRRTDVSGSAPLAIGLSVALGHLLAIDYTGCGINPARSFGSALIANNFENHWIFWVGPIIGGASAALIYDFILAPRSSDLTDRVKVWTSGQVEEYDLEGDDMNSRVEMKPK